In Jannaschia sp. W003, the genomic stretch GGAGGAGCGCGACGCCATGCGCGAGCGCATGATGCGCGCGCTCGCCGAGGCCGAGAACGTCCGCAAGCGCGCCGCCCGCGACCGCGACGAGGCCCAGCGCTACGGCGGCTCCAAGCTCGCCCGCGACCTCCTGCCCGTCTACGACAACCTCGTGCGCGCCATGGACGCCGCCGGCGCCGAGCAGACCGCCATCCGCGAGGGGTTGGAGCTGACCCTCAAGGAGCTGCGCGGCGTGTTCGGCAAGCACGGCGTCACCGTGGTCTCGCCCGCCGAGGGCGACAAGTTCGACCCGCAGATGCACCAAGCGATGTTCGAGGCCCCCGTGCCGGGCACCGTCGCGGGGCACATCATCCAGGTGATGTCGGACGGGTTCATGCTGCACGACCGCCTGCTGCGTCCGGCGCAGGTGGGGGTGTCGTCGACGCCCACTTCGTGAGGTCGGGACGGGGGGCTCTGCCCCCCGGGCCCCCCGAGGTATTTCTGGCAAGATGAGGGATGGCGCGTCGGGCGTCAGTCCTCCGGCGTCAGGGCCTTCAGCTCATAGATCAGCTCCAACGCTTCCTTCGGCGAGAGGTCGTCCGGAAGAACGGCGCGCAGGCGCGCCTCGGCGGCGCTCTCGCGCTTCGGGGCCGGCCTCGGGGCGGGGGCGGCGCTGAACAGGGGCAGGTCGTCGATCAGCGCCTCGGGGCGGGTGCCCCGCTCGCCGCTCTCCAGCATCTCCAAGACCTCGCGGGCGCGGGCCACGGCACGGTCGGGCAGGCCCGCGAGCCGGGCCACCTGCACCCCGTAGGAGCGGTCGGCGGCGCCCTCGCGCACCTCGTGGAGGAAGATCACGTCGCCGCGCCACTCCTTCACGGCCACGGTGCAGTTCTCGACCCCCTCCAAGCGTCCGGCCAGCGCCGTCATCTCGTGGTAGTGCGTCGCGAAGAGCGCGCGGCAGCGGTTCACCTCGTGCAGGTGCTCCAGCACGGCCCAGGCGATGCTCAGGCCGTCGTAGGTAGCCGTGCCCCGGCCGATCTCGTCGAGGATCACGAGGCTGCGGTCGTCGGCCTGGTTCAGGATCGCCGCCGTCTCGACCATCTCGACCATGAAGGTCGAGCGCCCACGCGCGAGGTCGTCGGAGGCGCCGACGCGGCTGAAGAGCTGGCTGACGAGGCCGACGTGGGCGCTCTCGGCGGGCACGTAGCTGCCCATCTGCGCCAGCACCGCCACCAGCGCGTTCTGGCGCAGCCAGGTGGACTTGCCGGCCATGTTCGGCCCCGTGAGCAGGCGGATCGCGGCGCCCTCCTCCGCCCCCAGCGCGGTGTCGTTGGGCACGAACGGCGTGCCCGAGGGGCGCAGGGCCTTCTCCACCACCGGATGGCGCCCCGCCTCGACCGCGAAGGCCCGACTGTCGTCCACGCGCGGGCGGCACCAGCCTTCGGCTCGCGCGAGGTCGGCCAGCCCCGTGGCCACGTCGAGTTCCGCGAGGCAGCGGGCGGCGGCGAAGACCGGCTCGGCCCGCTCCAGCACGGCGCCCTGCAGATCGGTGAACAGGCGCGCCTCGATCGCGGCGGCGCCCGTGCCGGCGTTAAGGATGCGCGTCTCGAGGTCCGACAGCTCCACGGTGGTCCAGCGGTGCTGGTTGGCGGTGGTCTGGCGGTGGATGAAGGTGTCGGCGCGCGCCCGCATGGCCGCCTCGTGGGTGGCCGTGGTCTCCACGAAGTAGCCCAGCACGTTGTTGTGTCGCACCTTCAGCGAGCCGATGCCGGTCGTCTCGGCATAGCGTGCCTGCAGCGAGGCGATCACGCCCCGACCCTCGTCGCGCAAGGTCCGCAGATCGTCCAGCTCCGCGTCGAACCCCGCCGCGATGGCACCCCCGTCCGAGAGGCGCGCGGGCGGCTCGGGGATCAGCGCGCGGGCGAGGAGGTCCCGGAGGTCGTCCAGCCCCGCAAGGGGGGCGAGATCGACAGGCAGGTCGGTGCCTGCGAAGCCGTCGTGCAGCGCCGCCCCCGCCTCCAGCCCGGCGCGCAGGGCGGCGAGGTCGCGGGGGCCGCCCCGGTCGAGCGAGAGGCGCGAGAGCGCGCGGTCCATGTCCAAGGTCCGGCGCAGGGCGGCGCGTATGTCCCCGGCCTCGGCGGCCCGCTCCACCGCCCAGGCCACGGCAGCCTGCCGCGCGCGGATCACCGGCAGGCGGGTCGAGGGCGCCGAGACGCGCCGCTCCAGCAGCCGCGCGCCGGCGGCCGTGACGGTGCGGTCGATGGCCCAGAGCAGGGAGTTCTCGCGGCCCCCGCTGGCATTCCGCACCAATTCCAGGCTGCGGCGCGTGGCGGCGTCGATCTGCATGATCTCGGACGCGGTCTCGCGCCGGGGCGGGCGCATGCGGGGGAGCTGGCCGCGCTGGGTCAGTTCCACGTAGTCGAGGAGCGCCCCCAGCGCGCCCAGCTCGCAACGCCCGAAGCCGCCCCACGCCTCCGACGAGGCCACGCCGAAGAGCCTGCGCAGTCGGTCCTCGCCGCCGCGGCTGTCGAACGAGGACTTCGCCAGCTCGGTGGCCGCCGCGCCCCCCTCCTCCACCGTGTCCCGGGCGTCCGAGCCTTCGGGCAGGAGCACCTCGCGCACGCCGAGGCGGGCCAGGTCGGGGCCGAGGCGCACGCGCGGGCACGGGGCCACGCGCAGCTCGCCGGTCGAGATGTCGGCCCAGGCCAGCGCGCAGTCGTCGCGCACCGAGGCGAAGGCGGCGAGGTAGTTGTGGGCGCGCGCTTCGAGCAGCGTGTCCTCGGTCAGCGTGCCGGGCGTGACCAGCCGCACGATGCCGCGCTTCACCACGGACTTCGAGCCGCGCTTCTTGGCCTCGGCAGGGCTCTCGAGCTGCTCGCACACGGCGACGCGGAAGCCCTTGCGGATCAGCGTCATCAGGTAGTTCTCGGCGGAATGCACGGGCACGCCGCACATCGGGATGGGCTGGCCCAGATGCTCGCCCCGCTTCGTCAGCGCGATGTCGAGCGCCTCGGCCGCCGCCGCGGCGTCGTCGAAGAACAGCTCGTAGAAGTCGCCCATGCGGTAGAACAGCAGGGCGTCCGGCGCCTCCGCCTTGATCTCCAGGTACTGGGCCATCATCGGTGTGACGGACATGCGCTCCCCCCTCGCGGGGGTCGGCTTAGGCGGCAGGGCCGGGGAGGTCCACATGGGACGGCGGGGACGGGACGTGATCGTGGCGGGCGCGGGGATCGTCGGGATCGCCACCGCGATCTGGTGCCAGCGCGCCGGGCACCGCGTGACGGTGGTCGACCGCGAGGGACCGGCGGCGGGGGCGAGCCACGGCAACGCGGGCGTCCTCGCGGCGGGGGCGCTGGTACCCGTGGCCGTTCCGGGGCTGCTCGCCAAGGCGCCGGGGATGCTGCTGGACCGGCACTCGCCGCTGTTCCTGCGCTGGGCCCACCTGCCCCGCCTCCTGCCCTTCCTCCGCCGCTACCTCGGCCACGCCACCGAGGCGCACGTCCGGCACTACGCCGCCGAGATGATCCGCCTGCTCGGCGACAGCCACGCGCAGCACGTGGCGCTGGCCGAAGGCACGGGGGCCGAGCGCTACGTGCGGCCCGAGGACTACGCCTTCGGCTACGACACTGCCGCCGCGCGCGCCGCCGACGAGGGCGGCTGGCGCCTGCGGGCCGAGCATGGGGTGCGCTTCGACGAGGTGGACGGGGCGGCCTACGACGACCCGTTCTGGCGCGGGCGCTTCGCCCACGTGGTTGTCTGCCGCGACCATGGGCGCATCACCGACCCGGGCGCCTACGTGGCGGCCCTGTTCGCGCATTTCCGCGCCCAGGGCGGCCAGTTCGTGCGGGCGAGCGTCGAGGACGTGGAGATGGAGGGCGGGCGCTGCGTCGCTCTGCGCACCTCCGAGGGCCCCATGCGCGCCGATGCCATCGTGCTCGCTTTGGGCGCCTGGTCCGCCCCGATCGCCCGCAAGCTCGGCGCCCGCCGCCTCGCCTTCGAGACCGAGCGGGGCTACCACGTCGAGTTGCTGGACCCTTCCGCCTATCCCCGCGACGCGATGATGGTGGCGTCCGGCAAGTTCGCCGTGAACGCCATGGAGGGTCGCATCCGCTGCGCCGGGGTGGTGGAGTTCGCAGGCCTTCGCGCTGCCGCCTCCCCTGCCCCGCTCGCCATGCTGCGGCGGCGCATCGCGCGCCTCCTGCCCGACGTCACGTGGCGCGAGGAGCGCGAGTGGCTGGGTCACCGCCCCGCGCCGGCCGACAGCCTGCCGCTGATCGGGCCGGCCTCGGGGGCGTTCCTGGCCTTCGGGCACCAGCACGTGGGCTTGACAGCCGGACCCAAGACGGGCCGCATCGTCGCCGGGATGATCGACGGCACCGCCGGGGACGCATGGCGGGCCTTCGATCCCATGCGCCATGCCTGACCTCAGGGAGAGAGACATGAAGTTTTCCGCGATCCTCGCCGCCACCACGATCCTCGCCGCGCCGGCCTTCGCCGACGGCCATGCCATGGCCTGGGACATGCCGATGGCCTATGCCGCCTCGAACTTCCACTCCGAGGCGGGCGAGGTCTTCGCCGAGAAGGCCCGCGAGTACACCGACGGCGCCATCGACATCACCGTCCACGCGGGCGGCTCGCTGTTCGGGGGCGACGACATCAAGCGCGCCGTGCAGACCGGGCAGGTGCCCATCGGCGAGCGCCTGATGAGCGCCCATGCCAACGAGAGCCCGGTGCTCGCCTGGGACAACGTGCCCTTCGTGGCGACCACGTTCGAGGACAACGAGCGGCTTTGGCAGGCCGCCAAGCCGGTGGTCGAGGAGGAGCTGGCGGGGCAGAACCTCCACGTGCTCTACACCTGCCCCTGGCCGGGCCAGGGCTTCTACTTCAACAAGGCGGTAGAGTCGTCCGAGGACACCCAAGGCCTGAAGTTCCGCTCCTACAACACGGCGACGGCGACCTTCGCCGAGGAGCTGGGCATGATCCCGGTGCAGGTCGAGGCCGCCGAGCTGAGCCAGGCGCTCGCGACCGGCGTGGCCGAGGCGTTCATCTCCTCGGGCGCGACGGGCTACGACCGCAAGGTCTGGGAGCACCTGAGCCATTACTACAAGGTCAACGCCTGGATGCCGCGCAACTACGTCGTGGTGAACAAGCAGACCTGGGACGGGCTCGATCCGGCCGTGCAGGAGGGTCTCCAGAAGGCCGGCGACGAGGCCGCCGCGGAGTGCATGGCCAAGTCCGAGGAGCTGTCGGACTTCTACTTCGATGAGCTGGAGAAGAACGGCATGACCGTCACCGACGCCTCCGGCCAGTTCGCCGAGGAGCTGCAGTCCATCGGCGCGAAGATGAAGGAGCAATGGCTCAATGAGACCGGCGAGGCCGGCCAGCGGATCATGGACGCCTACGGCCAGTGAGCCGCACGCCCGCCGACACGGCGCCCCGGACACGCGGGGCGCCCGCCGCGTGAACGACTGGCCCGCCCTCCTCGGCGTCCCGCTGTGGGGCTGGCTGTTCGTTCTGCCGTCGCTGCTCGCGCTCGCCGCGGCCCTCGCGGGCGAACGGGCCGCCCGCCCCCTCGCCCCGCTCTGGCGCACGCTGGATGCCGTCTACCTCGCGGCGGGCGTGGTGGCGGCGGGCTTCCTCGTTCTGATCCTCTTCCTGATCGTCGCGCAGATGGTGGCGCGCTGGTCGAGCCTCGCCTTTCCCGGCTCCACCGAGTTCGCCGGCTACAGCATGGCCGGGGCGTCCTTCTTCGCGCTCGCCCACGCGCTGACGCGGGGCGCGCACATCCGGGTGTCGATCTTCCTGAACCTCAATGCCCTGACCCGCCGCTGGCTCGACGTCCTCGCCCTCTGGGTCGGGGCGATCATTGCCACCTACTTCGCGCGCTTCGCACTGAAGGCCGCCGGGTTCTCGGCGATGCTGAACGACCGCACGCAAGGCCAGGACAAGATGCCCGACTGGTTGATCGCCGCCCTCAGCCTCGACTGGGCCGGCGTCTCGGCGGAGGGCTGGAGCTATACCCCCGTCTGGATCCCGCAGATCGTGATGGTTGCGGGCGCGGGGCTGCTGGCGATCGCCTTGTGGGACATGCTGGTGCGGACCCTCGTGCTCGGCCGCCCCCTCATCGTGTCGGAGGCGATGGAATGACCGAGCTCTATGCGACGGTCATCTTCCTGCTCGTCCTCTTCCTCGCCCTGGGCATGTCGGTCTGGGTCGGGCTGGCCCTCATGGGCGTGGCCTGGGTGGGGATGGAGCTGTTCACCGCGCGCCCCGCCGGCGACGCCATGATCACGGTGATCTGGGCCTCGTCCTCGTCGTGGACCCTGACCGCCCTGCCGATGTTCATCTGGATGGGCGAGATCCTCTACCGCACGCGCCTCTCCGAGGACATGTTCCGCGGGCTGGCCCCGTGGATGCGCTTCCTGCCCGGGGGCCTTCTGCACACCAACATCGCGGGCTGCACCCTCTTCGCGGCCGTCTCCGGCTCCTCGGCGGCGACGCTGACGACCGTGGGCAAGATGTCGATCCCCGAGCTGAGGGCCCGCGGCTACCCCGAGCACATGATCGTCGGCACGCTGGCGGGCGCGGCCACGCTGGGCCTGATGATCCCGCCCTCGCTGACGCTGATCGTATACGGCGTGTCGATCAACGAGAGCATCACCAAGCTGTTCATGGCCGGCGTCCTGCCCGGCCTCGTGCTGGCGGGACTCTTCGGGGCCTACATCGTCGGATGGCACTTTGCTGCCCCCTCGCAGCGCCCCGCCCCCGAGCCGGCGATGCCGTTCCGTCGCATGCTGGCCGAGAGCCGGTTCCTCCTGCCCGTCCTCGCCCTCGTCTCGGTGGTGATCGGCTCGATGTTCTTCGGCTGGGCCACCGCCACCGAGGCCGCCGCCGTGGGCGTGATCGGCGCGCTGCTGCTGGCCGCGGCCCAGCGCTCGCTCACCTGGGGGACGTTCTCGGCCGCCCTCATGGGCGCGGTGCGGACCTCGGCCATGATCGCGCTGATCCTGATGGGCGCCGCCTTCCTGTCGCTGTCGATGGGATTCACCGGCCTGCCCCGCGCCCTGGCCGCCTTCATCGAGCGGCAGGAGCTGTCGCCGATCACGCTCATCGCCGCGCTCACGGCCTTCTACATCGTGCTGGGCATGTTCCTCGACGGCATCTCCTCGGTGGTGCTGACCATTGCCATCGTGGAGCCGATGGTGCGCGCCGCCGGCATCGACCTGATCTGGTTCGGCATCTTCATCGTGGTCGTGGTGGAGATGGCGCAGGTGACGCCGCCCATCGGCTTCAACCTCTTCGTGCTGCAGGGCATGACCCGCCACGAGATCGGCTACATCTCCCGCGTGGCCCTGCCAATGGTGGGGCTGATGCTGGTGATGGTGGTGATCCTCGTGGCCTTCCCCGGCCTCGCCACATGGCTTCCGGAATGGGTCGCGGCCCGGCGCTGAGCGTCCTGATGCTCGACACCGCGTTTCCCCGGCCGCCGGGGGACGTGGGGTCGCCCGAGAGCTATCGCGAGGAGGTGGAGATCCTGCGCGTGCCTGCCACCGTCGGCCAGATCGTGCGAAGCGATCCGGAGTTCATCGACGTGGAACCCTTCGAGACGGCGCTCGCGCAGTGCCGGGGCGACGTGATCGTGACCTCCTGCGGCTTCCTCGCGCCGTGGCAGGCGCATCTCCAGCGCCTCTCCGGGCGCCCGTTCCTGGCCTCCGTGCTCAGCGCCCCCCCGGTGCGGGACGCGCTGGTGGTGACCTTCGACGCGGGCGCCCTCGGGCCGGCGCACCTCGCGGGTTGGCGGGCGCGCGTCGTGGGCCTGCCGCGGCACGGCCACCTGCGCGCGGTGATCGGCGCGGACCGCCCCGCGCTCGACGCGCGGCGCGCGCGCGCCGAGGTCCTGGAGACGGTGGGCGCCGCGCTCGACGGCGAGCGCGCGCTGGTGCTGGAGTGCACGAACCTGCCGCCCCACGCCCCGGCCCTGCGCCGCCGCTTCGGCCTGCCGGTGCACCACGTTCTGACGGCGCTGGAGCGTATCCGGCCCGGATTGGTGAAGGCGCCTTTCCTGACGGCGGGTTGATCCCGGCGGTTCCCCGTGCATCCTGCGCCGCAGGACCGCACGAGACCGTCCAACCCAACGGGAGAGACCGATGACCAAGTTCATGCTCGCCGCCACGCTGCTGGCGACCACCGCGCTGGGCGCCAACGCCGAGACCCTGCGCTGGGCGCGCGCCGGCGACAGCCTCACGCTCGACCCCCACGCCCAGAACGAGGGCCCGACCCACACGCTGGCGCACCAGATCTACGAGCCCCTGATCATCCGCGACACCGCCGGCGAGTTCCAGGCCGCGCTCGCCACCGACTGGGCCGTGAAGGAGGACGACCCCAACGTGTGGGTCTTCAACCTGCGTCAGGGCGTGAAATTCCACGACGGCTCGGACTTCACCGCCGAGGACGTGGTGTTCAGCTTCGAGCGCGCGCAGAGCGAGAAGTCGGCGATGAAGGAGCTGCTCAACTCCATCGTTGAGGTCCGCGCCGTGGACGACCACACGGTGGAGTTCGTGACCGACGGGCCGAACCCGATCCTGCCCAACAACTTCACCAACCTGTTCATCATCGACAAGGACTGGACCGAGGCGAACGGCGTCGTGGAGGTGCAGGACATCGCCGCGGGCGAGTCGAACTACGCCGCCACCAACGCCAACGGCACCGGACCCTTCACGCTGGTCTCCCGCGAGCCCGACGTGCTGACCGTGCTGGAGCAGAACCCCGAGTACTGGGGCATGGACGAGTTCCCGATGGCGGTGACGCGCATCGAGTACCGCCCGATCCAGAACGCCGCGACCCGCGTCGCGGCCCTCCTGTCGGGCGAGGTGGACTTCATCCAGGACGTGCCCGTCCAAGACCTCGCGCGCGTGGACGCGACCGACGGGCTGCAGGTCAAGACCACGCCGCAGAACCGCACGATCTTCTTCGGCATGAACCAGGGCGCCGACGACATCGAGCGCGACGACGTGGACGGCAAGAACCCCCTCGCCGACGTCAACGTGCGCCGGGCCATGAACATGGCGATCAACCGCGCGGCCATCCAGCAGGTGGTGATGCAGGGCCAGTCGCAGCCCACCGGCGTCATCATCCCGCCCTTCGTGAACGGCTGGACCGAGGCGCTGGACGCCGTGCCCGAGGGCGACATGGACGCCGCGCGCGCGCTGATGGAGGAGGCCGGCTACGGCGACGGCTTCTCGATCCAGCTCGACTGCCCCAACGACCGCTACGTGAACGACGAGGGCATCTGCCAGGCCGCCGTGGGCATGCTGGGCCAGATCGGCGTGCAGGTGAACCTGAACGCCCAGCCCAAGGCGCAGCACTTCCCGCTGATCCAGAACGGCACCACCGACTTCTACATGCTGGGCTGGGGCGTGCCGACCTACGACTCGGAGTACGTGTTCAACTTCCTGGCCCACACCAAGGGCGACGAGCGCGGCTCGTGGAACGCGACCGGCTACTCGAACGAAGAGCTCGACGCCAAGATCCAGAGCCTCTCCTCGGAGACCGACCTCGAGGCGCGCGACGCCACGATCGCCGAGATCTGGGAGACGGTGCAGGACGAGCAGCTCTACCTGCCGATCCACCACCAGGTGCTGAACTGGGGCATGGCCGACAAGGTGGGCACCGAGGTGTCGCCGGAGGACGACCCGAAGTTCAAGTTCTTCGAGATGAACTGAGCGCTCGGTTAGAGACGCGATGCGGGGGCGGCCGATCG encodes the following:
- a CDS encoding nucleotide exchange factor GrpE is translated as MGEPKDDPFLDDPEAVDEDSFDLDAAIEESGGPKAPANLDQIVEERDAMRERMMRALAEAENVRKRAARDRDEAQRYGGSKLARDLLPVYDNLVRAMDAAGAEQTAIREGLELTLKELRGVFGKHGVTVVSPAEGDKFDPQMHQAMFEAPVPGTVAGHIIQVMSDGFMLHDRLLRPAQVGVSSTPTS
- the mutS gene encoding DNA mismatch repair protein MutS, translated to MSVTPMMAQYLEIKAEAPDALLFYRMGDFYELFFDDAAAAAEALDIALTKRGEHLGQPIPMCGVPVHSAENYLMTLIRKGFRVAVCEQLESPAEAKKRGSKSVVKRGIVRLVTPGTLTEDTLLEARAHNYLAAFASVRDDCALAWADISTGELRVAPCPRVRLGPDLARLGVREVLLPEGSDARDTVEEGGAAATELAKSSFDSRGGEDRLRRLFGVASSEAWGGFGRCELGALGALLDYVELTQRGQLPRMRPPRRETASEIMQIDAATRRSLELVRNASGGRENSLLWAIDRTVTAAGARLLERRVSAPSTRLPVIRARQAAVAWAVERAAEAGDIRAALRRTLDMDRALSRLSLDRGGPRDLAALRAGLEAGAALHDGFAGTDLPVDLAPLAGLDDLRDLLARALIPEPPARLSDGGAIAAGFDAELDDLRTLRDEGRGVIASLQARYAETTGIGSLKVRHNNVLGYFVETTATHEAAMRARADTFIHRQTTANQHRWTTVELSDLETRILNAGTGAAAIEARLFTDLQGAVLERAEPVFAAARCLAELDVATGLADLARAEGWCRPRVDDSRAFAVEAGRHPVVEKALRPSGTPFVPNDTALGAEEGAAIRLLTGPNMAGKSTWLRQNALVAVLAQMGSYVPAESAHVGLVSQLFSRVGASDDLARGRSTFMVEMVETAAILNQADDRSLVILDEIGRGTATYDGLSIAWAVLEHLHEVNRCRALFATHYHEMTALAGRLEGVENCTVAVKEWRGDVIFLHEVREGAADRSYGVQVARLAGLPDRAVARAREVLEMLESGERGTRPEALIDDLPLFSAAPAPRPAPKRESAAEARLRAVLPDDLSPKEALELIYELKALTPED
- a CDS encoding FAD-binding oxidoreductase translates to MGRRGRDVIVAGAGIVGIATAIWCQRAGHRVTVVDREGPAAGASHGNAGVLAAGALVPVAVPGLLAKAPGMLLDRHSPLFLRWAHLPRLLPFLRRYLGHATEAHVRHYAAEMIRLLGDSHAQHVALAEGTGAERYVRPEDYAFGYDTAAARAADEGGWRLRAEHGVRFDEVDGAAYDDPFWRGRFAHVVVCRDHGRITDPGAYVAALFAHFRAQGGQFVRASVEDVEMEGGRCVALRTSEGPMRADAIVLALGAWSAPIARKLGARRLAFETERGYHVELLDPSAYPRDAMMVASGKFAVNAMEGRIRCAGVVEFAGLRAAASPAPLAMLRRRIARLLPDVTWREEREWLGHRPAPADSLPLIGPASGAFLAFGHQHVGLTAGPKTGRIVAGMIDGTAGDAWRAFDPMRHA
- a CDS encoding TRAP transporter substrate-binding protein, producing the protein MKFSAILAATTILAAPAFADGHAMAWDMPMAYAASNFHSEAGEVFAEKAREYTDGAIDITVHAGGSLFGGDDIKRAVQTGQVPIGERLMSAHANESPVLAWDNVPFVATTFEDNERLWQAAKPVVEEELAGQNLHVLYTCPWPGQGFYFNKAVESSEDTQGLKFRSYNTATATFAEELGMIPVQVEAAELSQALATGVAEAFISSGATGYDRKVWEHLSHYYKVNAWMPRNYVVVNKQTWDGLDPAVQEGLQKAGDEAAAECMAKSEELSDFYFDELEKNGMTVTDASGQFAEELQSIGAKMKEQWLNETGEAGQRIMDAYGQ
- a CDS encoding TRAP transporter small permease; the encoded protein is MNDWPALLGVPLWGWLFVLPSLLALAAALAGERAARPLAPLWRTLDAVYLAAGVVAAGFLVLILFLIVAQMVARWSSLAFPGSTEFAGYSMAGASFFALAHALTRGAHIRVSIFLNLNALTRRWLDVLALWVGAIIATYFARFALKAAGFSAMLNDRTQGQDKMPDWLIAALSLDWAGVSAEGWSYTPVWIPQIVMVAGAGLLAIALWDMLVRTLVLGRPLIVSEAME
- a CDS encoding TRAP transporter large permease; amino-acid sequence: MTELYATVIFLLVLFLALGMSVWVGLALMGVAWVGMELFTARPAGDAMITVIWASSSSWTLTALPMFIWMGEILYRTRLSEDMFRGLAPWMRFLPGGLLHTNIAGCTLFAAVSGSSAATLTTVGKMSIPELRARGYPEHMIVGTLAGAATLGLMIPPSLTLIVYGVSINESITKLFMAGVLPGLVLAGLFGAYIVGWHFAAPSQRPAPEPAMPFRRMLAESRFLLPVLALVSVVIGSMFFGWATATEAAAVGVIGALLLAAAQRSLTWGTFSAALMGAVRTSAMIALILMGAAFLSLSMGFTGLPRALAAFIERQELSPITLIAALTAFYIVLGMFLDGISSVVLTIAIVEPMVRAAGIDLIWFGIFIVVVVEMAQVTPPIGFNLFVLQGMTRHEIGYISRVALPMVGLMLVMVVILVAFPGLATWLPEWVAARR
- a CDS encoding ABC transporter substrate-binding protein, translated to MTKFMLAATLLATTALGANAETLRWARAGDSLTLDPHAQNEGPTHTLAHQIYEPLIIRDTAGEFQAALATDWAVKEDDPNVWVFNLRQGVKFHDGSDFTAEDVVFSFERAQSEKSAMKELLNSIVEVRAVDDHTVEFVTDGPNPILPNNFTNLFIIDKDWTEANGVVEVQDIAAGESNYAATNANGTGPFTLVSREPDVLTVLEQNPEYWGMDEFPMAVTRIEYRPIQNAATRVAALLSGEVDFIQDVPVQDLARVDATDGLQVKTTPQNRTIFFGMNQGADDIERDDVDGKNPLADVNVRRAMNMAINRAAIQQVVMQGQSQPTGVIIPPFVNGWTEALDAVPEGDMDAARALMEEAGYGDGFSIQLDCPNDRYVNDEGICQAAVGMLGQIGVQVNLNAQPKAQHFPLIQNGTTDFYMLGWGVPTYDSEYVFNFLAHTKGDERGSWNATGYSNEELDAKIQSLSSETDLEARDATIAEIWETVQDEQLYLPIHHQVLNWGMADKVGTEVSPEDDPKFKFFEMN